In one window of Tenacibaculum mesophilum DNA:
- a CDS encoding PLDc N-terminal domain-containing protein, with protein MFYESRDRNLSFKLAWLIIILMISLIGYVFYFQLKNNITRTKIQDKDSYSFSKK; from the coding sequence ATTTTTTATGAGTCAAGGGATAGAAATCTAAGCTTCAAACTTGCTTGGCTTATAATAATACTCATGATTTCTTTAATAGGTTATGTGTTTTACTTTCAACTAAAAAATAATATTACCAGAACTAAAATACAAGATAAGGATAGCTATTCTTTTTCAAAGAAATAA
- a CDS encoding RagB/SusD family nutrient uptake outer membrane protein yields MRKITAYIVTLFIMYSCELVDVLENDPPNNLVAENVVKSEADARALLNGAYTTITSRVNDKYYMFSELIPSAMIGTMNQSGFGAAHGEFANNNVQFDNIYIRDFWMMFYKVMDVANNTILQTTELSGGLISETSREEIIGEALFLRAMTTFDALRYFGQFFDDNSNLGIILRTEPSNFVTRDKSRSTVAECYTQILADLDAAIADAPNYSVSYYASKTAAKALKAKVLLYQGKYLEAATLADEVINDGTTGLEPDFESVFSKGLNSSEMIFMTYRDENSDTEDNNRKRFYPGRTSNNTWFATLMDTDPRQPFTYDGTTVLKTNNADVFRPTYFLRLAEMYLIKAEGLAFSGATLQDASAPLNIIRNRAGIGDTSATTLDELKDDIFNEITRELAFENGAEWFAAIRFDKAMTLKASITSSNQYILPIPEEEINGNGALTLADQNPGYEGI; encoded by the coding sequence ATGAGAAAAATAACAGCTTATATAGTTACATTATTTATAATGTATTCTTGTGAATTAGTAGATGTATTAGAAAATGATCCGCCAAATAATTTAGTTGCAGAGAATGTAGTGAAAAGTGAAGCAGATGCCAGAGCATTATTAAATGGAGCCTACACTACAATCACATCAAGAGTTAACGATAAATATTATATGTTTTCAGAACTCATACCAAGTGCTATGATAGGTACAATGAATCAATCTGGTTTTGGGGCAGCTCATGGGGAATTTGCAAACAATAATGTACAGTTTGATAATATTTATATTAGAGACTTTTGGATGATGTTTTATAAGGTTATGGATGTAGCCAATAATACTATTTTGCAAACCACAGAGCTTTCAGGTGGCTTGATTTCAGAAACATCTAGAGAAGAGATTATTGGAGAGGCTCTTTTTTTAAGAGCGATGACAACCTTTGATGCTTTAAGGTATTTCGGTCAATTTTTTGATGATAATAGTAATTTAGGAATTATATTACGTACAGAACCATCTAACTTTGTTACTAGAGATAAGTCCAGAAGTACAGTAGCTGAATGCTATACTCAAATTTTAGCAGATTTAGATGCTGCAATTGCCGATGCACCAAACTATTCGGTAAGTTATTACGCATCAAAAACTGCAGCTAAAGCCTTAAAAGCAAAAGTATTGTTGTATCAAGGAAAATATTTAGAAGCTGCTACTTTAGCAGATGAGGTTATTAATGATGGTACTACTGGTTTAGAGCCAGATTTTGAAAGTGTTTTTAGTAAAGGTTTAAATTCATCTGAAATGATTTTTATGACTTATAGAGATGAAAACTCAGACACAGAGGATAATAATCGAAAACGCTTTTACCCAGGTAGAACGTCAAACAACACATGGTTTGCTACTTTAATGGATACAGATCCAAGACAACCATTTACCTACGATGGCACCACTGTTTTAAAAACTAATAATGCAGATGTTTTTAGACCAACTTACTTTTTACGTTTAGCCGAAATGTACTTAATAAAAGCTGAAGGGTTAGCATTTAGTGGAGCTACGCTACAAGATGCAAGTGCGCCATTAAATATAATAAGAAATCGTGCGGGTATTGGTGATACATCAGCTACAACTTTAGATGAGTTGAAAGATGATATTTTTAATGAAATAACCAGAGAGCTTGCCTTTGAAAATGGTGCTGAATGGTTTGCTGCTATTCGTTTTGATAAAGCAATGACCTTAAAAGCTTCCATCACAAGTTCTAACCAATACATCTTACCAATTCCTGAAGAAGAAATTAATGGTAACGGGGCGCTTACTCTGGCAGATCAGAACCCTGGCTATGAAGGTATTTAA
- a CDS encoding SusC/RagA family TonB-linked outer membrane protein has product MKLTYILFFLTLFQVHANTYSQNVKVTLDCKKMKLEDVLTEIEQKTGFKFLYENNVFKKHKTVSISSNKEMLSKVLKKLFKKESIDFKVTDKQIILFPKNKSSLFIEKLKNSVSRLFQEYITGKITNAYGEPLIGATVILKGTDIGASTDFDGNFRIALAEDAKTLTVSFIGHETKDVEIGNRKVINIQLQEALESLEETVIVGYGKVKRQNLTGSVGTVDVKSITNQAATVNLDNALQGQVAGVHVTSSSGQPGAATRIRIRGNTSLLGSNQPLYVIDGIPVVPSSNIPKGGSEGNRLGSELDNEGISTPIGNINASDIESISILKDASAAAIYGSRAANGVIIINTKQGVYFGKTKFEADVSVTTQSARTLEVLNAAQFKRAWTTAVENGTRNDAFTSAVLDGSYFGNADTNWEEEVSPGAPVSTSYNLRVLGGSEKTRYSTSLGINTQDGVYRNTGFDRYSFTLNLDTKITDKWKFGTKVNLSSTEQDAADGGLTQLTYDFRPDLPVFDKEGNYSFSTQYSMENPVARSKVTNNNKTFLLLGSLYTQLELTEGLDFKTFFSVNYNSGNQQSFYPLFTFIGGWDRNQGNGNGYAQESRSRSVNTMLQGTLTYDRLFGKHNINAVLGVSFEKNKRSNIKGWGEGFFNEVLTNISNATVFTDASSYESGSGLSSYFGRVNYDFDNKYLLTLSGRIDGSSKFAPDNQYAFFPAAAVAWRISNEDFLSNASFIDELKLRASFGTTGQQDFGDYAWRTLFEAENYGSDPSVIITQLGNANLKWETTEQLDFGLDFSFFKGRLNGGIGYYSKETKDALFTAITPGSTGYRTIIGNLGDTKNTGVELELKGDVFKTDDFTWNLSLNVSKNENKLTRISDDFKDENGFLTGFPGGGRLKEGSPIGLIYGYVSEGLFQDQQVIDDLNAASPTGTYQNSQTSPGDIRFKDLTGPDGTPDGRITTLDQEVIGDTQPNFFGGFNNTFYYKGFSLSTLFTFSVGNDIEAFSLARGTNFASTFIGENKDTSILNAWTPDNTDTNIPRLVYFDPNNNDRTSSHYVYDASYLRLKTLNFSYTFPKETLNQLKFFDHISVFITAQNLFTVTSYPGADPEASNLYNNDISAGRDINRFPIAKVFTTGVRIGF; this is encoded by the coding sequence ATGAAGCTCACATATATTTTGTTTTTTTTAACATTGTTTCAGGTTCATGCCAATACATATTCTCAAAATGTAAAAGTTACTTTAGATTGTAAAAAAATGAAGCTTGAAGATGTTTTAACTGAAATTGAACAGAAAACAGGGTTTAAATTTCTTTATGAAAATAATGTGTTCAAAAAACATAAAACGGTAAGCATTTCATCAAACAAAGAAATGCTTTCTAAAGTATTAAAAAAGCTTTTTAAAAAAGAAAGTATTGATTTTAAAGTAACTGATAAACAAATTATCTTGTTTCCCAAGAACAAAAGCTCTTTGTTTATAGAAAAGCTTAAAAATTCTGTTAGTAGGTTATTTCAAGAATACATAACAGGGAAAATAACCAATGCTTATGGTGAGCCATTAATAGGGGCAACTGTTATATTAAAAGGGACAGATATAGGAGCTAGTACAGATTTTGATGGTAACTTCAGAATCGCTTTAGCAGAAGATGCAAAAACATTAACCGTTTCGTTTATAGGTCATGAAACTAAAGATGTCGAAATTGGTAACAGAAAGGTTATTAATATTCAATTACAAGAAGCACTTGAAAGTCTTGAGGAAACAGTCATTGTTGGATATGGTAAAGTTAAACGCCAAAACCTAACAGGTTCAGTAGGTACTGTTGATGTTAAAAGTATAACCAATCAAGCAGCTACAGTTAATTTAGACAATGCACTACAAGGTCAGGTTGCAGGTGTTCACGTAACAAGTTCTTCTGGGCAACCTGGAGCGGCAACTCGAATTAGAATTAGAGGTAATACGTCGTTACTTGGGTCTAATCAACCATTGTATGTTATTGATGGTATTCCAGTGGTACCGAGTAGTAATATACCTAAAGGGGGATCAGAAGGAAATAGGTTAGGTAGTGAGCTCGATAATGAGGGTATCAGTACACCTATTGGTAATATTAACGCATCAGATATAGAGTCTATTAGTATTTTAAAAGATGCTTCTGCTGCGGCTATTTATGGCTCACGAGCAGCCAATGGTGTAATTATTATAAATACAAAACAGGGTGTTTATTTTGGTAAAACTAAGTTTGAGGCTGATGTTTCTGTAACTACACAAAGTGCAAGGACTTTAGAGGTCTTAAATGCTGCTCAATTTAAACGAGCTTGGACAACAGCTGTTGAAAATGGTACAAGAAATGATGCTTTTACTAGTGCAGTTTTAGATGGCTCTTATTTTGGCAATGCAGATACTAATTGGGAAGAAGAAGTAAGTCCGGGTGCACCAGTTTCTACCAGTTACAACCTAAGGGTACTTGGTGGGTCAGAAAAAACAAGATATTCTACATCTTTAGGAATTAACACACAAGATGGTGTTTATAGAAATACAGGTTTTGACAGGTACTCTTTTACATTAAATTTAGATACAAAAATTACAGATAAATGGAAGTTTGGAACCAAAGTAAACCTGTCTTCTACAGAACAAGATGCTGCAGATGGAGGGCTTACTCAACTTACTTATGATTTTAGACCAGACCTTCCTGTATTTGATAAAGAAGGAAACTACTCTTTCTCAACTCAATATAGTATGGAGAATCCAGTAGCACGCTCTAAAGTAACTAATAATAATAAAACATTCTTATTATTAGGTTCTTTATACACTCAATTAGAGCTGACTGAAGGGTTAGATTTTAAGACTTTTTTTTCGGTAAACTACAATTCAGGCAACCAACAAAGCTTCTATCCGCTTTTTACATTTATAGGTGGTTGGGATAGAAATCAAGGTAACGGTAATGGCTATGCCCAAGAAAGTAGGAGTAGAAGTGTAAATACTATGTTGCAAGGAACATTAACTTATGACAGATTATTTGGAAAACATAATATTAATGCAGTTTTAGGAGTGTCTTTTGAAAAAAATAAACGTTCAAACATAAAAGGTTGGGGAGAAGGATTCTTCAATGAAGTTTTAACCAATATTTCAAACGCTACTGTTTTTACAGATGCCTCTTCTTATGAATCTGGTTCTGGATTATCTTCTTATTTTGGAAGAGTAAATTATGATTTTGATAATAAATATTTACTAACCTTATCTGGGCGTATAGATGGGTCATCAAAGTTTGCACCAGATAATCAATATGCTTTCTTCCCTGCAGCAGCCGTTGCTTGGAGAATCTCAAATGAAGACTTTTTAAGTAATGCCTCATTTATTGATGAATTAAAGTTAAGAGCAAGTTTTGGAACAACAGGACAGCAAGATTTTGGAGATTATGCATGGCGAACACTTTTTGAAGCTGAAAATTATGGGTCAGATCCCTCGGTAATAATTACTCAATTAGGTAATGCTAACTTAAAATGGGAAACAACAGAACAATTAGATTTTGGTTTAGACTTTTCTTTTTTTAAAGGGAGGCTAAATGGAGGAATAGGATATTATTCCAAAGAAACAAAAGACGCCCTTTTTACAGCTATTACACCTGGAAGTACCGGGTACAGAACTATTATTGGTAATTTAGGAGATACCAAAAACACAGGGGTAGAATTAGAATTAAAAGGAGATGTGTTCAAAACTGATGATTTTACTTGGAATTTGTCTTTAAACGTGAGTAAAAACGAAAATAAACTAACCAGAATTTCTGATGATTTTAAAGATGAAAATGGTTTTTTAACAGGTTTTCCTGGTGGTGGAAGGCTAAAAGAGGGAAGTCCAATTGGTTTAATTTATGGTTATGTATCTGAAGGACTTTTTCAAGATCAACAGGTTATTGATGATTTGAATGCGGCATCACCAACAGGGACTTATCAAAATAGTCAAACATCACCTGGAGATATAAGATTTAAGGATTTAACAGGACCTGATGGAACTCCTGATGGTAGAATTACTACTTTAGATCAGGAAGTTATTGGAGATACTCAACCCAATTTCTTCGGAGGTTTCAATAATACATTTTATTACAAAGGATTTTCTTTATCTACATTATTTACGTTTTCTGTAGGGAACGATATAGAAGCATTTAGCTTAGCGAGAGGGACAAATTTTGCAAGTACTTTTATAGGAGAGAATAAAGATACCAGTATTTTAAATGCATGGACACCAGATAACACAGATACAAACATTCCGAGGCTGGTATATTTTGACCCAAACAATAATGACAGAACATCATCGCACTACGTTTATGACGCTTCATATTTAAGATTAAAAACATTAAACTTTAGTTATACGTTTCCTAAAGAAACCTTAAATCAACTTAAGTTTTTCGATCATATTTCTGTTTTTATCACAGCTCAAAACTTATTTACAGTAACAAGTTATCCAGGTGCAGATCCTGAGGCTTCTAATTTGTATAATAATGATATTAGTGCAGGAAGAGATATTAATCGTTTTCCTATTGCAAAAGTATTTACTACAGGTGTAAGAATAGGGTTTTAA
- a CDS encoding FecR family protein yields the protein MISPETEKIIVKYLINQANSSELDTLSLWLNNPDNIKLFNDYVRTNYAINYNMKKYNSAQTKANLLRVIKIGKSANRLAKIKMNLLKYAALILIFLSIGYGYIQGYFTSYDKLILPEESITLQLNDGNIKVINDDEAVEVIEVNGRVIGVQSGKQLAYNSNDENDTLIYNTLAVPYGKRFEVQLSDGTIVSLNSGSSLKYPVNFIKGKNRHVFLSGEAFFKVAKDTKHPFIVSANEIDVRVLGTKFNISSYPEDNNINTVLVEGSVSTYKTGETYKPESATLLKPGNKAAWNKINKTIQVTETDVETHLAWISGRLILYEVEFSAILKKLERQYNVEFINNNTALKNRFFTAKFDVEDIEQVMESLSYSGKFTYKFDENKIIINP from the coding sequence ATGATTTCTCCAGAAACCGAAAAAATAATAGTAAAATACCTTATCAACCAAGCAAACTCAAGCGAGTTGGATACTCTTTCACTATGGCTTAATAATCCTGATAATATAAAATTGTTTAACGATTATGTAAGAACTAATTATGCTATTAACTATAATATGAAAAAATATAATTCTGCCCAAACTAAGGCAAATTTGTTACGGGTTATTAAAATAGGAAAATCTGCAAATCGTTTGGCTAAGATAAAAATGAACCTTTTAAAATATGCTGCATTAATACTCATATTTTTATCTATAGGATATGGTTATATACAGGGTTATTTTACAAGTTATGACAAACTTATTCTTCCTGAAGAAAGCATAACGCTTCAGCTAAACGATGGTAATATTAAAGTTATAAATGATGATGAGGCAGTTGAAGTTATTGAGGTTAATGGACGTGTTATAGGTGTTCAATCAGGAAAACAACTAGCATATAATAGCAATGATGAAAACGATACATTGATTTATAATACCCTAGCAGTCCCTTATGGGAAAAGATTTGAAGTGCAATTATCAGACGGAACAATAGTAAGTTTAAACTCAGGATCATCGTTGAAATATCCCGTTAATTTTATAAAAGGAAAAAATAGACATGTATTTTTAAGTGGTGAAGCTTTTTTTAAAGTGGCAAAAGATACTAAGCATCCGTTTATTGTTAGTGCTAATGAAATTGATGTGCGTGTGTTGGGTACTAAATTTAATATATCGTCTTACCCCGAAGATAATAATATAAACACAGTATTGGTTGAAGGTTCAGTAAGTACATATAAAACAGGAGAAACCTATAAACCTGAAAGTGCAACTTTACTAAAGCCAGGTAATAAAGCCGCTTGGAATAAAATAAATAAAACTATACAAGTTACAGAGACAGATGTAGAAACGCATTTAGCTTGGATTAGTGGCAGGCTTATCCTTTATGAAGTTGAGTTTAGTGCCATATTAAAAAAATTAGAGCGACAGTATAATGTAGAATTCATAAATAACAATACCGCCTTGAAAAACAGGTTTTTTACAGCAAAATTTGATGTTGAAGATATTGAACAGGTTATGGAAAGTTTAAGTTACTCTGGGAAATTCACATATAAATTTGATGAAAATAAAATAATAATTAATCCATAA
- a CDS encoding RNA polymerase sigma factor — MPYFSTDNASLIKALKIGKTEAYTFLVEQYNQKLCVYAFSLSHDHNLAEDIVQNVFIRVWQQRHKLKSEFAIQSFLYKLVYNEFIDQYRKLKSTMAIEKKHIDALDIILEEDDKTGIEKLIKLVKREIENLPPKCKQVFLLSKQDGLTNIEIAEYLNISIKTVEAQITKAFSIIRKKVGEKTNGILFLLFGKNYVTTFI; from the coding sequence ATGCCATATTTTTCAACAGATAATGCATCACTAATTAAAGCCCTTAAAATAGGGAAAACAGAAGCCTACACTTTTTTAGTTGAACAATACAACCAAAAATTATGTGTTTATGCCTTTAGCTTATCACATGACCACAATCTTGCCGAAGATATTGTGCAAAATGTGTTTATTCGTGTTTGGCAACAAAGACACAAACTTAAAAGCGAGTTTGCTATACAAAGTTTTCTCTATAAATTAGTTTACAATGAATTTATTGATCAGTATCGCAAGTTGAAATCTACTATGGCAATTGAGAAAAAACATATTGATGCTTTGGATATTATTTTAGAAGAAGATGATAAAACTGGTATTGAAAAGTTAATAAAACTGGTTAAAAGAGAAATAGAAAATTTACCTCCAAAATGCAAACAGGTTTTTTTATTAAGTAAACAAGATGGTTTAACCAACATTGAAATTGCAGAATACTTAAATATATCTATTAAAACTGTTGAAGCACAAATAACAAAAGCCTTTTCAATTATCCGCAAAAAAGTAGGCGAAAAAACCAATGGTATTTTGTTTTTACTTTTTGGAAAAAATTATGTAACCACTTTTATATAA
- a CDS encoding dipeptidase, with amino-acid sequence MQNVKDYITQHKDRFINELIDLLKIPSVSADPAYNQDVLNTADTIKESLEKAGCDKVEICETPGYPIVYGEKIIDPNLPTVLVYGHYDVQPADPIDLWTSPPFEPVIKKTDIHPEGAIFARGACDDKGQMYMHVKALEYMTHTGNLPCNVKFMIEGEEEVGSESLAWFVPRNKEKLANDVILISDTGMIANDIPSITTGLRGLSYVEVEVTGPNRDLHSGLYGGAVANPINILTQMIASLHDENNHITIPGFYDKVEELSREERDEMAKAPFSLEEYKAALDIDDVHGEAGYTTNERNSIRPTLDVNGIWGGYTGEGAKTVIASKAYAKISMRLVPGQEWEEITELFKKHFESIAPKSVKVEVKPHHGGQGYVTPIDNIGYQAASKAYQETFGVTPIPQRSGGSIPIVALFEQELKSKTILMGFGLNSDAIHSPNEHFGVWNYLKGIETIPYFYQYFTELSK; translated from the coding sequence ATGCAAAACGTAAAAGATTATATTACTCAACATAAAGATCGCTTTATTAATGAGCTTATCGATTTATTAAAAATTCCTTCAGTAAGTGCTGATCCTGCCTACAATCAAGATGTATTAAACACCGCTGATACTATTAAAGAAAGTTTAGAAAAAGCAGGATGTGATAAAGTAGAAATTTGCGAAACTCCTGGGTATCCTATTGTTTATGGAGAAAAAATAATAGATCCTAATTTACCAACAGTCTTGGTTTATGGTCATTACGACGTACAACCAGCAGACCCTATCGATTTATGGACCTCACCTCCTTTTGAGCCTGTGATTAAAAAAACAGACATTCACCCTGAAGGAGCCATTTTTGCACGCGGTGCTTGTGACGATAAAGGGCAAATGTATATGCATGTAAAGGCATTAGAATACATGACTCATACTGGCAACCTACCTTGTAACGTGAAATTTATGATTGAAGGTGAAGAAGAAGTAGGTTCAGAAAGTTTAGCGTGGTTTGTTCCTAGAAACAAAGAGAAACTTGCCAACGACGTGATTTTAATTTCTGATACAGGAATGATTGCCAACGACATTCCTTCAATTACTACTGGTTTACGTGGATTAAGTTATGTAGAAGTAGAAGTCACTGGACCTAATAGAGACTTACATTCTGGTTTATATGGAGGTGCTGTAGCAAACCCTATCAACATTTTAACACAAATGATTGCTTCATTACACGATGAAAATAATCATATTACCATCCCAGGATTTTATGATAAAGTAGAAGAATTGTCTCGTGAAGAGCGTGATGAAATGGCGAAAGCACCTTTCTCATTAGAAGAATACAAGGCTGCTTTAGATATTGATGATGTTCATGGAGAAGCTGGTTACACTACTAACGAGCGTAACTCTATTCGCCCTACTTTAGACGTAAACGGAATTTGGGGAGGATATACAGGTGAAGGAGCAAAAACTGTAATTGCTTCAAAAGCGTACGCAAAAATTTCAATGCGTTTAGTACCAGGACAAGAATGGGAAGAAATTACTGAATTGTTCAAAAAACACTTTGAAAGTATCGCTCCTAAATCAGTAAAAGTAGAAGTAAAACCTCATCATGGAGGACAAGGATATGTAACTCCAATTGATAATATTGGTTACCAGGCAGCAAGCAAAGCGTATCAAGAAACCTTCGGAGTTACTCCTATTCCACAACGCAGTGGAGGAAGTATTCCTATCGTTGCTTTATTTGAACAAGAATTAAAGAGTAAGACTATTTTAATGGGATTCGGATTAAATTCTGATGCCATTCACTCACCAAACGAGCATTTTGGAGTGTGGAATTACTTAAAAGGAATTGAAACCATTCCGTATTTTTATCAATATTTTACGGAATTATCAAAATAA
- a CDS encoding BlaI/MecI/CopY family transcriptional regulator: MQLSKTEEQVMQYLWKLKKAFMKDILAEFPEPKPATTTVATLLKRMKDKGFVDYTLDGKSREYFPLVKKSDYFSKHVNGLIKNFFNNSASQFASFFTEKTDLSVSELEDLKKIIDQQIKKQQ; encoded by the coding sequence ATGCAATTATCGAAAACTGAAGAACAAGTGATGCAATATTTATGGAAACTAAAAAAAGCTTTTATGAAAGATATTTTAGCAGAATTTCCTGAACCAAAACCTGCCACAACTACAGTTGCTACACTATTAAAAAGAATGAAAGATAAAGGATTTGTAGATTATACACTGGATGGAAAATCAAGAGAATATTTTCCTTTGGTAAAAAAGTCAGACTACTTTTCAAAGCATGTAAACGGATTGATTAAAAACTTCTTTAATAACTCTGCTAGTCAATTTGCTTCATTTTTTACTGAAAAAACAGATTTATCAGTTTCAGAATTAGAAGATTTAAAAAAAATTATCGATCAGCAAATTAAAAAGCAACAATAA
- a CDS encoding M56 family metallopeptidase, giving the protein MITYFIKSGICLALLLLFYHLILEREKMHQFNRFYLLGSVLFSFIAPFYKIYIETIPNTLKAVPSLITDSNLDVNPVKEISYTQYLFLGYTIVAIILLIRFTKNLFNIFLKIKQYKKIKKDKATLVLVDDLISPHTFWNYIFINKEEYNSNKIETELYTHELTHALQKHTFDILLIELLQIIFWINPTFIFLKKAIKLNHEFLADNKVIITHKNTTKYQYLLLNRATWNNEYYLASNLNYLLTKKRLLMMTKQSSRTKILLKKLAVIPVIAGFAFLFAERVEAETTKKHVLSTETSKDSIPSSVTVYKKSINHEDAEITYHDEKGNKITKKISELTENEKGQLPPPPSPTSRIVIKGEALNIPPPPPHSYEVIREEETSNIPPPSINAIEYIYQNKNADFYFDDKKLSYNEVIKLIKNKKGLRTLIQTKNNKKIIKFYSKKVTKNTNNINTSDIKYYLDGKLISKEKLHKIAPKDIRKVDVKKNKDGTGLVYVTSNK; this is encoded by the coding sequence ATGATAACGTATTTTATCAAATCAGGAATTTGTTTAGCATTGCTGCTTCTCTTTTATCATTTGATATTAGAACGAGAAAAAATGCACCAATTCAATCGGTTTTATTTATTAGGTAGTGTATTATTTTCGTTTATAGCTCCTTTTTATAAGATCTATATAGAAACTATTCCGAATACTTTAAAGGCTGTCCCTTCCTTGATTACAGATTCAAATTTGGATGTAAATCCTGTTAAGGAAATTAGCTATACCCAATATTTATTTCTTGGATATACAATTGTAGCAATCATTTTATTAATCCGCTTTACAAAAAACCTATTTAATATCTTTTTAAAGATAAAACAGTATAAAAAAATAAAAAAAGACAAAGCTACCCTTGTTTTAGTTGACGATTTAATTAGTCCACACACCTTTTGGAACTACATTTTTATCAACAAAGAGGAATACAATTCAAACAAGATTGAAACTGAACTCTATACCCACGAATTAACACATGCTTTGCAAAAGCATACGTTTGATATCTTATTGATTGAACTTTTACAAATTATTTTTTGGATCAATCCAACATTTATATTTCTTAAAAAAGCAATAAAACTAAATCATGAGTTTTTAGCAGACAACAAAGTGATTATTACACATAAAAATACTACTAAGTATCAGTATTTACTATTAAATAGAGCTACTTGGAACAACGAATATTACTTGGCCAGTAATTTGAATTATTTATTAACTAAAAAAAGATTATTAATGATGACAAAACAAAGTTCTCGTACCAAAATTTTGCTAAAAAAACTGGCAGTAATACCAGTAATAGCAGGATTCGCTTTTCTCTTTGCTGAAAGAGTTGAAGCAGAAACAACAAAAAAACATGTACTCTCTACTGAAACTTCAAAAGATTCAATTCCTTCATCAGTAACAGTGTATAAAAAAAGTATTAATCATGAAGACGCGGAAATAACTTATCATGATGAAAAAGGAAATAAAATAACTAAAAAAATCTCAGAATTAACAGAGAATGAAAAGGGACAACTCCCTCCACCTCCAAGCCCTACAAGTAGAATTGTTATAAAAGGTGAAGCTTTAAACATACCTCCACCTCCACCCCATAGCTATGAAGTTATTAGAGAAGAAGAAACCTCAAACATTCCACCTCCTTCAATAAATGCTATCGAATACATATATCAAAACAAAAATGCTGATTTCTATTTCGATGACAAAAAGCTGAGTTATAATGAAGTTATTAAGTTAATTAAAAATAAAAAAGGACTAAGAACCTTAATACAAACTAAAAACAACAAAAAAATCATCAAGTTTTATAGCAAAAAAGTTACTAAAAACACAAATAACATTAACACCTCTGATATAAAATATTACTTAGATGGTAAACTTATTTCTAAAGAAAAATTACACAAAATTGCACCTAAAGACATAAGAAAAGTTGATGTTAAAAAAAATAAAGATGGTACAGGGTTAGTATATGTAACCAGCAACAAATAA